A single window of Clostridia bacterium DNA harbors:
- a CDS encoding zinc ribbon domain-containing protein: MKFCKKCGNAMEDVAAFCGKCGTAAELSEEAAAPEEVNRAEATPMESIPQTEPAPVQKPIPDGYMPAELDMSDSPYAPDSFISNFHENIGGSSLFLIAIILTSTVVVLQFITSLLGIMNGNYEHVFFLFGTLVTAGMLCTGLWLIYAASASPTLPEKCYIAFWLLKTFFILALIWQGLGLLVDLTSVYISMTGTNVMSQLGPVAQDGVGKGMLMLIKILLGKGTMLPYLCCSYYLIRSLEKKFDENEEDYCEEGKAFSVFKAYAVFCAVHAIGALLSSFFIEYNYVNVMGIILALINAVPLTIYAWQAWVGPFDSVDFDFSGIFF, encoded by the coding sequence ATGAAATTTTGTAAAAAATGCGGAAACGCAATGGAAGATGTGGCGGCATTTTGCGGCAAATGCGGTACAGCTGCCGAGCTGTCCGAAGAAGCTGCTGCTCCCGAAGAAGTTAACCGTGCGGAAGCTACTCCTATGGAAAGCATCCCACAGACTGAGCCTGCACCTGTGCAAAAGCCCATCCCGGACGGATATATGCCTGCTGAGCTTGATATGTCAGACTCCCCCTACGCACCTGACAGCTTTATAAGCAACTTTCATGAGAATATCGGAGGCAGCTCGCTGTTTCTGATTGCGATTATACTGACCTCTACGGTGGTAGTTCTGCAGTTTATAACAAGCCTGCTCGGCATTATGAACGGGAATTATGAGCATGTCTTTTTCCTGTTCGGCACTCTGGTTACTGCCGGCATGCTGTGCACAGGTCTGTGGCTGATTTATGCTGCATCCGCATCACCCACTCTTCCCGAAAAGTGCTACATAGCCTTCTGGCTTTTGAAAACCTTTTTTATACTGGCTTTAATCTGGCAGGGGTTGGGTCTGCTGGTTGATCTTACCTCTGTATACATCTCCATGACAGGCACAAATGTTATGAGTCAGTTAGGTCCTGTTGCACAGGACGGTGTTGGCAAGGGCATGCTGATGCTCATAAAAATCCTTTTGGGTAAGGGCACGATGCTTCCCTATCTCTGCTGTTCTTATTATCTGATCCGTAGCCTGGAAAAGAAGTTTGACGAAAACGAAGAGGACTATTGCGAGGAAGGCAAAGCGTTCTCCGTTTTCAAAGCATACGCCGTTTTTTGCGCTGTACATGCAATCGGTGCACTCCTTTCCTCGTTCTTCATTGAATATAACTATGTGAATGTCATGGGCATTATCCTTGCACTGATCAATGCCGTTCCGCTTACCATTTATGCATGGCAGGCATGGGTCGGACCTTTCGACTCTGTGGATTTTGATTTTTCAGGCATTTTCTTTTAA
- a CDS encoding DNA polymerase IV: protein MLDCNTFFKLGVRRLANRQKICYTKTKRGWKPVKRLIFHVDVNSAYLSWEAAKRVAQGEPDLRNIPAVVGGNPETRHGIVLAKSIPAKKFGIKTGEPIANALKKCPQLVIVPPDFHTYHKNSEAFMAVCRKYAPVVEQFSIDECFLDMSGTEAVYPDPIALAYTIKNEIRDTLHFTVNIGVGSNKLLAKMASDFEKPDKVHTLFTEEIPQKMWPLPIGDLFLVGHSTAERLKKANIHTIGDAAALDLAFLQSLVGQKGGIRIFEYANGIDNSPICSEREKPKGYSHSITLSEDVTDKETAYKVLLALSDATATRMRADGAKAYSVSVSVRSSDFKNKSHQCKLDNPTDITNEVYALSKKLFDELWDGKTPLRLLGVALTQITFEEYVQTSLFDTATDEKSRKIDKAVDSIRNRFGMDTIVRGANYHSGLKVARKHKAKTEK from the coding sequence ATGCTTGATTGCAATACATTTTTTAAGTTGGGGGTCAGAAGGCTTGCAAATCGGCAGAAGATTTGTTATACTAAAACAAAAAGGGGGTGGAAACCGGTGAAACGGCTCATTTTTCATGTGGACGTAAACAGTGCATATTTGTCCTGGGAAGCAGCAAAACGGGTAGCGCAGGGAGAGCCTGATTTGCGGAATATCCCTGCCGTGGTGGGCGGAAATCCCGAAACAAGGCACGGTATTGTTTTGGCAAAATCCATTCCCGCAAAAAAATTTGGTATCAAGACGGGAGAACCCATTGCAAACGCCCTGAAAAAATGTCCGCAATTGGTGATTGTTCCGCCCGATTTTCACACATATCATAAAAATTCCGAAGCGTTCATGGCGGTCTGCCGTAAATATGCACCCGTGGTTGAGCAGTTTTCCATTGACGAGTGTTTTTTGGATATGAGCGGTACCGAAGCCGTCTATCCCGACCCCATTGCCCTGGCGTATACCATAAAAAATGAGATTCGGGATACCTTGCACTTTACCGTCAACATTGGTGTGGGCAGTAACAAGCTGCTGGCAAAAATGGCGAGCGACTTTGAAAAGCCCGACAAGGTGCATACCCTCTTTACCGAAGAAATTCCGCAAAAAATGTGGCCCCTGCCCATTGGTGACTTGTTTTTGGTGGGGCATTCCACCGCAGAGCGTCTGAAAAAAGCAAATATACATACCATAGGCGATGCCGCGGCTCTGGATTTAGCGTTTTTGCAGTCGCTGGTGGGACAAAAAGGCGGAATCCGTATTTTTGAATATGCCAACGGCATAGACAATTCTCCCATCTGCTCCGAGCGGGAAAAGCCAAAAGGGTACAGTCATTCCATCACCCTTTCGGAGGACGTGACCGACAAAGAAACCGCGTACAAAGTTTTGCTGGCATTATCCGATGCCACAGCAACCCGTATGCGTGCCGACGGTGCCAAAGCCTATTCGGTATCGGTTTCTGTCCGCTCTTCGGATTTTAAAAACAAATCCCATCAATGCAAGCTGGATAATCCGACAGATATTACAAATGAAGTGTATGCTCTGTCAAAAAAGCTGTTTGATGAGCTGTGGGACGGCAAAACTCCTCTTCGTCTTTTAGGGGTTGCACTGACCCAGATTACCTTTGAAGAATATGTGCAGACCTCATTGTTTGACACAGCAACAGACGAAAAATCCCGCAAAATTGATAAAGCAGTGGATAGTATCCGCAATCGGTTCGGTATGGATACCATTGTGCGGGGTGCCAATTACCACTCGGGACTTAAGGTGGCGCGAAAGCACAAGGCTAAAACAGAAAAATGA
- a CDS encoding SH3 domain-containing protein, with translation MYEPNHEQPPVYPPQGMPVQKNKTVTALAVVLSITGALLLCIILVAVLFMTGTIKLGGDDSENPTVLEIQTEKSDTVSSEESGVVSQVMFVSNVPNSIYFRSTPDEQSDNIITTISRGTAVTFLKNANTVFAEISYNGQTGYVKREYLSATQPSPSYESANTGDTTVKSYMYVANVENSIYLRSSPKEVSGNVICTIPVGTSVGYISTTGNFCKINYNGTIGYAKSKYLENEYYPYTDYMMEVYNVPNSIYLRSEPYEDASNVICQIPVGSYVTYINNGNGTFYYIEWNGYRGYAKAKYLR, from the coding sequence ATGTACGAGCCAAACCACGAACAACCCCCGGTTTACCCGCCGCAGGGAATGCCTGTTCAGAAAAATAAAACCGTAACCGCTCTGGCTGTTGTTTTAAGCATTACCGGGGCACTGCTTCTTTGCATTATTCTGGTCGCTGTTTTGTTTATGACCGGAACAATTAAGCTTGGAGGCGACGATTCTGAAAATCCGACCGTTCTGGAAATTCAGACAGAAAAAAGCGACACGGTTTCATCTGAAGAGTCCGGTGTTGTTTCGCAGGTCATGTTTGTATCCAACGTCCCCAATTCCATTTATTTCCGCAGTACGCCCGATGAACAGAGCGACAACATTATCACCACCATTTCCCGCGGGACGGCTGTAACCTTTCTGAAAAACGCCAACACCGTGTTTGCTGAAATCAGCTATAACGGGCAGACCGGCTATGTAAAACGCGAATATCTTTCTGCTACACAGCCTTCTCCCTCTTATGAAAGTGCAAATACCGGCGACACAACCGTTAAAAGCTATATGTATGTGGCAAATGTAGAAAACTCTATTTATTTAAGAAGCAGTCCGAAAGAGGTTTCGGGCAATGTTATCTGCACCATACCTGTTGGCACTTCTGTAGGCTATATCAGCACCACAGGCAACTTTTGCAAAATCAACTACAACGGAACAATCGGATACGCCAAATCCAAATATTTAGAAAATGAATATTATCCGTATACCGACTATATGATGGAGGTTTACAATGTTCCGAACTCTATTTACTTAAGAAGCGAGCCGTATGAGGATGCGTCCAATGTCATCTGTCAGATTCCCGTGGGCAGTTATGTTACCTACATAAACAACGGAAACGGCACCTTCTATTATATAGAATGGAACGGATACCGCGGATACGCCAAAGCAAAATATTTAAGATAA
- a CDS encoding GtrA family protein, with protein sequence MNVYNFNYTIYRGYCVLDFYTFALKKHPSLMRFWPHIIVYAFMFLFQRISLARFKQECFCFLKAVEDTDELIESFWDKHEKKIQLWYKEKQTENDVITSASPSFLLEPIAKRLGIRYLIASDVDKKTGVCLGEECRGEEKVNRLRKLFPNLKIDNYYSEPMPDKKMLALSTHSYVVDGESIIPVQKYKPKKKNFFRSVFFTRAFLAFITLGLINGSFCIIASTVLSAIMPPNLAFVVGYISSLGVAYVLNTMYIFCQKMSVTRFIQFCASYIPNFAIQNVCVLIFYNTLNMPEFVSFTLSAVLGVPITFTILKMFTFKPKMKK encoded by the coding sequence TTGAACGTTTATAATTTTAATTATACCATTTACCGAGGCTATTGCGTGCTCGACTTTTATACCTTTGCGTTAAAGAAGCATCCGTCGCTGATGCGGTTCTGGCCACACATTATCGTGTATGCATTCATGTTCCTGTTCCAGCGCATTTCGCTTGCACGGTTCAAACAGGAATGCTTCTGTTTTTTAAAAGCCGTAGAGGATACCGATGAGCTGATTGAAAGCTTTTGGGACAAGCACGAAAAAAAGATTCAGCTCTGGTACAAGGAAAAGCAAACCGAAAACGATGTGATTACTTCTGCATCTCCCTCGTTTTTGTTAGAGCCTATTGCAAAGCGCTTGGGCATAAGATACCTGATTGCATCCGATGTGGACAAAAAAACGGGAGTCTGTCTTGGCGAGGAATGCCGTGGTGAGGAAAAAGTGAACAGACTCCGTAAGCTGTTTCCGAACCTTAAAATTGACAATTACTATAGTGAGCCAATGCCCGACAAAAAAATGCTGGCACTTTCGACCCATTCTTATGTGGTGGATGGGGAAAGCATCATTCCGGTGCAGAAATACAAGCCCAAAAAGAAAAACTTTTTCCGTTCGGTATTTTTTACCAGAGCTTTCCTGGCGTTTATCACATTGGGTCTTATAAACGGCTCGTTCTGCATTATCGCATCCACCGTGCTTTCGGCAATCATGCCCCCGAACCTGGCATTTGTGGTGGGCTACATCTCCTCGCTGGGTGTTGCGTATGTGCTGAATACCATGTACATTTTCTGTCAGAAAATGAGTGTAACCCGCTTTATTCAGTTTTGTGCATCCTATATTCCGAATTTTGCCATTCAGAATGTGTGCGTGCTGATTTTTTACAATACCTTAAACATGCCGGAATTTGTATCCTTTACCCTTTCGGCGGTGCTGGGCGTGCCCATTACATTCACCATTTTAAAGATGTTTACCTTTAAACCAAAGATGAAAAAATAA
- a CDS encoding peptidylprolyl isomerase → MKQVKGFIAGILVAALFMAMPVFADAVSETISVLKDYVTVEIDGETKDVRNFVHEGTTYIALRDVSELLGCTVGWDDATRTASISTGKAPAQMTTAAIEVNGKVISDADFSAMYTAVDNYYGTKMTKEEKIQFVKDELVMQSVANAKAEELKLTNKDELRAQATAELAELDAQYGADMTNQLLQAYYGQTREQYIESCITEASNQALLDYMSKNLPKYAEAEAGAKEFYEANKESYKQRSVQVKHILIPTNGENEEAVKAEVDKIASQVNKDTFDMVLLSYNNDPGQPENGYLVTGDGTFVPEFEEAALAFTEAGQISKPVKTSYGYHILMAVEINEYLPYETFLKSYLQQKYSEIDLEYLKEWVAGANVVYHDDVINTIVK, encoded by the coding sequence ATGAAACAAGTAAAAGGATTTATTGCAGGCATTCTGGTTGCCGCTTTATTTATGGCAATGCCTGTTTTTGCGGATGCTGTTTCGGAAACCATCTCGGTTTTGAAAGACTATGTGACGGTTGAGATTGACGGAGAAACCAAGGATGTCCGCAATTTTGTGCATGAAGGCACGACTTATATCGCATTGCGCGATGTATCCGAGCTTTTAGGCTGTACCGTTGGCTGGGACGATGCGACCCGCACTGCGTCCATCTCAACCGGTAAGGCGCCTGCCCAAATGACAACCGCTGCCATTGAAGTTAACGGCAAGGTTATTTCGGATGCAGATTTTTCCGCAATGTATACTGCTGTGGATAACTATTACGGCACCAAGATGACTAAGGAAGAAAAGATTCAGTTTGTAAAGGACGAGTTGGTTATGCAGAGCGTTGCCAACGCAAAGGCAGAGGAATTAAAGCTTACAAACAAAGATGAATTGCGTGCACAAGCGACTGCAGAACTTGCCGAGTTAGATGCCCAGTACGGTGCAGACATGACCAATCAGCTGCTTCAGGCATACTATGGTCAGACCAGAGAGCAGTACATAGAGTCTTGCATCACCGAAGCTTCCAATCAGGCACTTTTGGATTACATGTCCAAAAATCTGCCTAAATATGCAGAAGCAGAAGCCGGTGCAAAGGAATTCTATGAAGCAAACAAGGAAAGCTACAAGCAACGCTCGGTGCAGGTTAAGCACATTTTGATTCCCACCAATGGTGAAAACGAGGAAGCGGTTAAAGCAGAAGTGGATAAAATTGCTTCTCAGGTAAATAAAGATACCTTTGATATGGTGCTTCTCTCCTACAACAATGACCCGGGTCAGCCTGAAAACGGCTACCTCGTAACGGGTGACGGTACCTTTGTTCCCGAGTTTGAAGAAGCGGCACTTGCGTTTACCGAAGCAGGTCAGATTTCGAAGCCTGTTAAAACCAGCTATGGCTACCATATTTTGATGGCAGTTGAAATCAACGAATATCTGCCCTACGAAACCTTCTTAAAGAGCTATCTGCAACAGAAATATTCCGAAATTGATCTGGAATATTTAAAAGAATGGGTTGCCGGAGCAAATGTTGTATACCACGATGATGTCATCAACACAATTGTAAAATAA
- the mutY gene encoding A/G-specific adenine glycosylase, translating to MERILKKLPEPLLAWYRQNKRDLPWRKNTDPYRVWISEIMLQQTRVEAVIGYYDRFLKTFPDVASLANADEDKLLKCWEGLGYYSRARNLKKAANEIIQNHGGVFPSDFESIRKLTGIGPYTAGAISSICFSLKKAAVDGNVLRIVSRITNSFKPIDAPQTKKEITESLEKIYPASAGDFTQSLMELGATVCIPKSPKCESCPVSDLCQSRKENTQKLLPVKSPKKDKKIQKKTVFLLKCGEKYALCQREKTGLLASLWQFPNTDKHLSVTDAVSFAESMGTKPYEVVSRVEKQHIFTHIRWEMIGYTLLCRKMPDTFQWADEQEIESTYALPTAFRQFIEE from the coding sequence ATGGAGCGGATTTTAAAGAAGTTGCCCGAGCCGTTGCTTGCGTGGTACAGACAAAACAAAAGAGACCTGCCCTGGCGTAAAAACACCGACCCTTATCGGGTATGGATTTCCGAAATCATGCTCCAGCAGACCCGTGTGGAAGCGGTTATCGGGTACTATGACCGTTTTTTAAAGACCTTTCCGGACGTTGCCTCTCTGGCTAATGCCGATGAGGATAAGCTTTTAAAATGCTGGGAGGGTTTAGGCTATTACAGCCGTGCCCGCAACTTAAAAAAGGCAGCAAACGAAATTATACAGAATCACGGTGGTGTTTTCCCGTCCGATTTTGAGAGCATCCGAAAGCTGACCGGCATCGGGCCTTATACGGCAGGCGCTATCTCATCCATTTGCTTTTCCTTAAAAAAAGCGGCAGTGGACGGCAATGTGTTACGCATTGTGTCCCGCATCACCAATAGTTTCAAACCCATTGATGCACCACAGACCAAAAAGGAAATTACCGAAAGCTTAGAAAAAATATATCCTGCTTCGGCAGGCGATTTTACCCAAAGCTTAATGGAGCTCGGCGCAACGGTTTGCATTCCCAAATCGCCTAAATGCGAGAGCTGTCCCGTATCTGACCTTTGTCAAAGCCGAAAAGAAAACACCCAGAAGCTTTTGCCCGTAAAATCACCCAAAAAAGATAAAAAAATCCAGAAAAAGACCGTGTTTTTACTGAAATGCGGTGAAAAATATGCCCTTTGCCAGCGGGAAAAGACGGGCTTGCTTGCCTCCCTCTGGCAGTTTCCCAACACAGACAAGCACCTCTCGGTTACTGATGCGGTAAGCTTTGCCGAAAGCATGGGCACAAAGCCTTACGAAGTGGTAAGCCGTGTGGAAAAGCAACACATTTTTACCCACATTCGCTGGGAAATGATTGGTTACACTCTGCTTTGCCGTAAAATGCCCGACACCTTCCAATGGGCAGACGAGCAAGAAATCGAAAGCACCTACGCACTTCCCACCGCTTTCCGACAATTTATAGAAGAGTAG
- a CDS encoding helix-turn-helix transcriptional regulator, with amino-acid sequence MDLKDAVVQRVQELCDAKKIKINTLANLSGVTPSTAYSMVDPARRDISIRTIKKLCDGLEITLREFFSTDYFDNLEQEIK; translated from the coding sequence ATGGATTTGAAAGATGCTGTTGTGCAAAGAGTTCAGGAACTTTGCGATGCGAAAAAAATAAAAATCAATACACTTGCCAATCTATCGGGCGTTACACCGTCTACAGCATACAGCATGGTAGATCCGGCTCGGCGTGACATATCCATTCGTACCATAAAAAAGCTTTGTGACGGTTTAGAAATTACATTGAGAGAATTTTTCTCCACGGACTATTTTGATAACCTCGAACAGGAAATTAAATGA